One part of the Apus apus isolate bApuApu2 chromosome 23, bApuApu2.pri.cur, whole genome shotgun sequence genome encodes these proteins:
- the LOC127393674 gene encoding promotilin-like → MMVSKKVVASLLLVYMVSMLAEQTEGFVPFFTQSDFQKMQLQEKERNKGGQKKSLPSLQQLEEEGFSEQSGAGVNKVKTIQLAVPVRAGMWLTPRQLEKYQDVLEKLLAEMLQDTPDAD, encoded by the exons ATGATGGTTTCAAAGAAGGTCGTGGCCAGTTTGCTGTTGGTGTACATGGTGTCTATGCTGGCTGAACAGACCGAAGGCTTCGTGCCCTTTTTCACCCAGAGTGACTTCCAGAAAATGCAG ctgcaggaaaaggagaggaacaaAGGAGGGCAGAAGAAGTCCCTGCCCtcgctgcagcagctggaggaggaaggcttTTCCGAGCAATCCGGTGCAGGTGTCAACAAGGTCAAGACCATCCAG CTAGCTGTTCCTGTCAGAGCTGGGATGTGGCTCACCCCAAGGCAGCTGGAAAAATACCAAGACGTCCTGGAGAAACTGCTAGCAGAGATGTTACAGGACACCCCAGACG ctgaCTGA
- the LEMD2 gene encoding LEM domain-containing protein 2 — MAELTDTELRKELVALGYRPGPITATTRKVYIKKLGCLRAEVAAAKRTGRGAPASPGRAAARPQQASPSRQRSGFNPPLGAARDSEEEEEEDEDEEGGNPPASRWGTSGEGDGLSWGESRGSPAGRGGGLSGRAEGGLSRDSAGGLSPSLQWDTSVQRSGGFGAGLGSALDGLKGLSSPAPWGASSERSGGLGGGTKPSLERGGGLSPTSAERSRGLSAGLGSSLDGFRGPGSLSQWYSSERSEELGAGSEPPLDGFRGSGSSVQWGMSTERSGGLSSGLRPSLDRFRGSNSTSQWSTSVERGGGLGIRAGTSLDGVGRASSTSSWGISSGRSGGLSSKPLSSDESGGLKSRSHWGISGGGIGGQSSQAEWETGGERKGLSSNSSWRQESEVTHWGTSAGSGGLSYQFGRGKEDSASSVRKEAERELNPSSRGGGLIRRFPWRATSDAGLAAGSRWEVSGMGQGITSRTPLLRSAPKQQTDGKGKGLEYYLSQFLCLASFLLLLIFLGILVVKMIGSGWLDRREENFNLLPVDCDKRKDDFCQAKEKDVVINVLHELYNYLSVQAGNFECGNPENLKSKCIWVNEAKDHVVNITGGSPQKFEAALHWVLNSNKDLGIWLKGRDLSEPVTKVEEVFCLESAHPQMGLGCRFRRAVVTAIMNLFLFFWCLLTLWGILLFLRYRWRKMEEEEQAMYDMVKKIIAVVQDHYKEWERNLERYPYVGIFHVRDSLIPPQSRKKMKRVWERAVDFLASNESRIQTESHRVAGEDMLVWRWTQPSYVSDSEH; from the exons ATGGCGGAGCTGACGGACACGGAGCTCCGGAAGGAGCTGGTGGCGCTCGGTTACCGGCCGGGCCCCATCACCGCCACCACCCGCAAGGTCTACATCAAGAAGCTGGGCTGCCTGCGGGCCGAGGTGGCGGCGGCCAAGCGCACGGGGCGCGGCGCCCCAGCGAGcccgggccgcgccgccgccaGGCCGCAGCAGGCCTCGCCCTCCCGCCAGCGCTCCGGCTTCAACCCCCCCCTCGGGGCCGCCCGAgacagtgaggaggaggaggaggaggatgaggatgaggaAGGGGGGAATCCGCCCGCGTCCCGCTGGGGGACGTCTGGGGAGGGAGACGGGCTGTCCTGGGGGGAGTCCCGGGGGTCCCCagcgggccggggcggggggttGAGCGGCAGGGCTGAGGGAGGCCTGTCCCGGGACAGCGCCGGGGGGCTGAGCCCCTCGCTGCAGTGGGACACTTCCGTACAGAGAAGCGGGGGGTtcggggctgggctggggtcgGCTCTGGATGGGCTGAAGGGGTTGAGCTCCCCCGCCCCGTGGGGCGCGTCCTCGGAGAGAAGCGGGGGGCTGGGAGGCGGGACGAAGCCGTCCctggagcggggcggggggctgaGCCCCACGTCCGCGGAGAGGAGCAGGGGGCTCAGCGCCGGGCTGGGGTCCTCTCTGGATGGGTTTCGGGGGCCGGGCTCCTTGTCCCAGTGGTACTCGTCAGAGAGGAGTGAGGAGCTGGGCGCTGGGTCTGAGCCACCCCTGGATGGGTTTCGGGGCTCGGGCTCCTCGGTGCAGTGGGGGATGTCAACGGAGAGAAGCGGGGGGCTCAGCAGTGGGTTAAGGCCGTCCCTGGACAGGTTTCGGGGGTCGAACTCCACGTCCCAGTGGAGCACGTCTGTGGAGAGAGGTGGGGGGCTTGGCATCAGGGCAGGGACATCCCTGGATGGGGTTGGGAGGGCGAGCTCCACCTCCTCCTGGGGTATCTCCTCAGGCAGGAGCGGGGGGCTCAGCTCCAAACCCCTTTCCAGCGATGAGAGTGGGGGTCTGAAGTCCAGGAGCCATTGGGGTATATCAGGAGGAGGAATTGGGGGCCAGAGCTCCCAAGCTGAGTGGGaaacaggaggggaaaggaaggggcTCTCCTCTAACAGCTCCTGGAGGCAGGAAAGTGAGGTGACCCACTGGGGCACCTCGGCAGGCTCCGGGGGGTTGAGCTACCAGtttgggagagggaaggaggactCGGCTTCCAGCGTTcggaaggaggcagagagggagcTGAACCCCAGCAGCCGGGGAGGGGGGTTGATCCGGAGGTTCCCGTGGAGGGCGACGAGCGACGCAGGGCTGGCCGCGGGGAGCCGGTGGGAAGTGTCGGGAATGGGGCAGGGAATAACCTCCCGCACTCCCTTGTTGCGGTCAGCCCCCAAGCAGCAGACGGATGGAAAGGGCAAAGGCCTGGAGTACTACCTGTCCCAGTTCCTTTGCCTTgccagcttcctgctgctgctgatttttctgGGCATCCTGGTGGTGAAGATGATCGGGTCAGGCTGGCTTGACAGAAGAGAGGAGAACT TTAATCTCTTGCCAGTGGATTGTGACAAAAGGAAGGATGAt TTCTGTCAAGCTAAAGAGAAGGATGTAGTGATAAACGTGCTGCACGAGTTGTATAACTACCTGTCTGTACAAGCTG gTAATTTTGAATGTGGAAACCCTGAGAATCtaaaaagcaaatgcatttgGGTTAATGAAGCAAAGGATCACGTGGTG AATATAACTGGTGGTTCCCCTCAGAAGTTTGAAGCTGCCCTGCACTGGGTACTGAACAGTAACAAGGATTTAGGAATATG GTTGAAAGGCAGAGACCTTTCAGAACCAGTTACCAAGGTGGAGGAAGTGTTCTGCCTGGAATCAGCCCATCCTCAGATGGGGCTCGGCTGCCGTTTCCGTCGGGCAGTGGTCACTGCCATTATGaaccttttcctgtttttctggt GTCTGCTGACTCTCTGGGGGATCCTGCTCTTCCTTAGGTATCGCTGGCGGAAGATGGAGGAAGAGGAACAAGCCATGTATGACATGGTGAAGAAGATCATAG CTGTTGTCCAGGACCACTACAAGGAATGGGAACGGAATTTGGAGCGTTATCCCTACGTTGGCATTTTCCACGTTCGGGACAGTCTCATCCCTCCCCAGAGCAG gaaaaaaatgaagagggtCTGGGAGAGAGCTGTGGACTTCCTGGCTTCAAATGAGTCACGGATTCAGACAGAGTCCCACAGGGTGGCAGGAGAGGACATGCTGGTGTGGAGATGGACTCAGCCTTCTTACGTCTCGGATTCGGAGCACTGA